One genomic segment of Myxocyprinus asiaticus isolate MX2 ecotype Aquarium Trade chromosome 14, UBuf_Myxa_2, whole genome shotgun sequence includes these proteins:
- the LOC127452066 gene encoding 2-amino-3-ketobutyrate coenzyme A ligase, mitochondrial-like isoform X2 has translation MSLRTAVYRLSTPFRSVLQYCTTNTKRPYAAVSQALSVLENELDSIRAAGTWKGERVITSKQGPHINVDCSKGDILNFCANNYLGLSSHPEVVQAGIDALQKYGAGLSSVRFICGTQSLHKTLEEKLAQFHEREDCILYASCFDANAGLFEVLLGPDDAVLSDELNHASIIDGIRLCRAKRFRYKHMDLNDLEEKLKESRSSRLRLVVTDGVFSMDGDVAPLQGICDLAEQYGALVFIDECHATGFMGPRGRGTDELLGVMNRVHIVNSTLGKALGGAAGGYTVGPKALIDLLRQRSRPYLFSNSLPPPVVGCATRAVELLLASNEIAQSMAAKTMRFRNNMTQAGFTISGTAHPICPVMLGDARLASFMADDMLKLGVYVIGFSYPVVPKGKARIRVQISAAHTDDDIDRTVDAFIQTGRKHGVIS, from the exons ATGTCACTCCGCACAGCTGTTTATCGACTCAGTACTCCCTTTAGGAGTGTTTTACAGTACTGTACTACAAATACAAAAAGACCGTATGCCGCGGTGAGCCAAGCGCTGTCTGTTCTGGAAAACGAGCTGGACAGTATCCGTGCAGCGGGCACATGGAAGGGGGAGAGAGTGATCACGTCCAAACAGGGTCCTCATATCAACGTGGACTGCAGCAAAGGCG ACATATTAAATTTCTGTGCCAATAACTACTTGGGTTTATCCAGTCATCCAGAGGTGGTGCAAGCGGGTATAGATGCCCTGCAGAAGTATGGAGCTGGTCTTAGTTCAGTTCGCTTCATCTGTGGCACACAG AGCCTACACAAGACCTTGGAGGAGAAACTTGCCCAGTTCCATGAAAGAGAAGACTGTATTCTGTACGCTAGCTGCTTTGATGCCAATGCTGGTCTGTTTGAG GTCCTGTTGGGTCCTGACGATGCCGTGTTGTCTGATGAACTAAACCACGCCTCCATTATCGACGGCATACGATTGTGTCGCGCCAAAAGGTTCCGCTACAAGCACATGGACCTGAATGACCTGGAAGAAAAGCTGAAAGAGTCTCGG TCGTCTCGTCTGAGATTGGTGGTCACTGATGGGGTGTTCTCCATGGATGGTGATGTGGCTCCTCTTCAGGGTATCTGTGACTTAGCTGAGCAGTACGGAGCATTGGTCTTCATTGATGAGTGTCATGCCACTGGCTTCATGGGCCCCCGTGGCCG AGGAACTGATGAGTTGCTGGGGGTAATGAACAGAGTGCACATTGTGAATTCCACTCTGGGAAAAGCACTCGGAGGAGCTGCTG GTGGTTACACAGTTGGACCTAAGGCTTTAATTGACCTACTGAGGCAGCGGTCTCGTCCGTACCTTTTCTCTAACTCCCTTCCCCCTCCTGTGGTGGGCTGTGCCACCCGTGCTGTGGAACTGCTACTGGCATCCAATGAAATTGCTCAGAGTATGGCAGCCAAAACCATGAG GTTCAGAAACAACATGACCCAGGCAGGGTTCACCATCTCTGGCACAGCTCATCCAATCTGTCCTGTAATGCTGGGAGATGCTCGTCTGGCTTCTTTTATGGCTGATGACATGCTAAAACTGG GAGTTTATGTAATTGGATTCTCTTACCCAGTTGTTCCCAAAGGAAAAGCCCGCATTCGAGTCCAGATCTCTGCAGCTCACACTGATGATGACATTGATCGTACCGTAGATGCCTTCATACAGACTGGCAGAAAGCATGGTGTAATTTCCTAA
- the LOC127452066 gene encoding 2-amino-3-ketobutyrate coenzyme A ligase, mitochondrial-like isoform X1, producing the protein MQITSAALPLDKNAPPVYAITFDWLLFLRLHNYINPLSTSLSSSPYFYCGHFFDSGVEMSLRTAVYRLSTPFRSVLQYCTTNTKRPYAAVSQALSVLENELDSIRAAGTWKGERVITSKQGPHINVDCSKGDILNFCANNYLGLSSHPEVVQAGIDALQKYGAGLSSVRFICGTQSLHKTLEEKLAQFHEREDCILYASCFDANAGLFEVLLGPDDAVLSDELNHASIIDGIRLCRAKRFRYKHMDLNDLEEKLKESRSSRLRLVVTDGVFSMDGDVAPLQGICDLAEQYGALVFIDECHATGFMGPRGRGTDELLGVMNRVHIVNSTLGKALGGAAGGYTVGPKALIDLLRQRSRPYLFSNSLPPPVVGCATRAVELLLASNEIAQSMAAKTMRFRNNMTQAGFTISGTAHPICPVMLGDARLASFMADDMLKLGVYVIGFSYPVVPKGKARIRVQISAAHTDDDIDRTVDAFIQTGRKHGVIS; encoded by the exons atgcaaattacATCAGCTGCTCTGCCATTGGATAAAAATGCACCTCCCGTCTACGCAATCACTTTTGATTGGTTGCTTTTTCTACGCCTTCATAATTACATAAATCCTCTGTCAACGTCACTTTCTTCCAGTCCATACTTTTACTGTGGTCATTTCTTCGATAGTGGGGTAGAAATGTCACTCCGCACAGCTGTTTATCGACTCAGTACTCCCTTTAGGAGTGTTTTACAGTACTGTACTACAAATACAAAAAGACCGTATGCCGCGGTGAGCCAAGCGCTGTCTGTTCTGGAAAACGAGCTGGACAGTATCCGTGCAGCGGGCACATGGAAGGGGGAGAGAGTGATCACGTCCAAACAGGGTCCTCATATCAACGTGGACTGCAGCAAAGGCG ACATATTAAATTTCTGTGCCAATAACTACTTGGGTTTATCCAGTCATCCAGAGGTGGTGCAAGCGGGTATAGATGCCCTGCAGAAGTATGGAGCTGGTCTTAGTTCAGTTCGCTTCATCTGTGGCACACAG AGCCTACACAAGACCTTGGAGGAGAAACTTGCCCAGTTCCATGAAAGAGAAGACTGTATTCTGTACGCTAGCTGCTTTGATGCCAATGCTGGTCTGTTTGAG GTCCTGTTGGGTCCTGACGATGCCGTGTTGTCTGATGAACTAAACCACGCCTCCATTATCGACGGCATACGATTGTGTCGCGCCAAAAGGTTCCGCTACAAGCACATGGACCTGAATGACCTGGAAGAAAAGCTGAAAGAGTCTCGG TCGTCTCGTCTGAGATTGGTGGTCACTGATGGGGTGTTCTCCATGGATGGTGATGTGGCTCCTCTTCAGGGTATCTGTGACTTAGCTGAGCAGTACGGAGCATTGGTCTTCATTGATGAGTGTCATGCCACTGGCTTCATGGGCCCCCGTGGCCG AGGAACTGATGAGTTGCTGGGGGTAATGAACAGAGTGCACATTGTGAATTCCACTCTGGGAAAAGCACTCGGAGGAGCTGCTG GTGGTTACACAGTTGGACCTAAGGCTTTAATTGACCTACTGAGGCAGCGGTCTCGTCCGTACCTTTTCTCTAACTCCCTTCCCCCTCCTGTGGTGGGCTGTGCCACCCGTGCTGTGGAACTGCTACTGGCATCCAATGAAATTGCTCAGAGTATGGCAGCCAAAACCATGAG GTTCAGAAACAACATGACCCAGGCAGGGTTCACCATCTCTGGCACAGCTCATCCAATCTGTCCTGTAATGCTGGGAGATGCTCGTCTGGCTTCTTTTATGGCTGATGACATGCTAAAACTGG GAGTTTATGTAATTGGATTCTCTTACCCAGTTGTTCCCAAAGGAAAAGCCCGCATTCGAGTCCAGATCTCTGCAGCTCACACTGATGATGACATTGATCGTACCGTAGATGCCTTCATACAGACTGGCAGAAAGCATGGTGTAATTTCCTAA
- the LOC127452066 gene encoding 2-amino-3-ketobutyrate coenzyme A ligase, mitochondrial-like isoform X3 has protein sequence MQITSAALPLDKNAPPVYAITFDWLLFLRLHNYINPLSTSLSSSPYFYCGHFFDSGVEMSLRTAVYRLSTPFRSVLQYCTTNTKRPYAAVSQALSVLENELDSIRAAGTWKGERVITSKQGPHINVDCSKGDILNFCANNYLGLSSHPEVVQAGIDALQKYGAGLSSVRFICGTQSLHKTLEEKLAQFHEREDCILYASCFDANAGLFEVLLGPDDAVLSDELNHASIIDGIRLCRAKRFRYKHMDLNDLEEKLKESRSSRLRLVVTDGVFSMDGDVAPLQGICDLAEQYGALVFIDECHATGFMGPRGRFRNNMTQAGFTISGTAHPICPVMLGDARLASFMADDMLKLGVYVIGFSYPVVPKGKARIRVQISAAHTDDDIDRTVDAFIQTGRKHGVIS, from the exons atgcaaattacATCAGCTGCTCTGCCATTGGATAAAAATGCACCTCCCGTCTACGCAATCACTTTTGATTGGTTGCTTTTTCTACGCCTTCATAATTACATAAATCCTCTGTCAACGTCACTTTCTTCCAGTCCATACTTTTACTGTGGTCATTTCTTCGATAGTGGGGTAGAAATGTCACTCCGCACAGCTGTTTATCGACTCAGTACTCCCTTTAGGAGTGTTTTACAGTACTGTACTACAAATACAAAAAGACCGTATGCCGCGGTGAGCCAAGCGCTGTCTGTTCTGGAAAACGAGCTGGACAGTATCCGTGCAGCGGGCACATGGAAGGGGGAGAGAGTGATCACGTCCAAACAGGGTCCTCATATCAACGTGGACTGCAGCAAAGGCG ACATATTAAATTTCTGTGCCAATAACTACTTGGGTTTATCCAGTCATCCAGAGGTGGTGCAAGCGGGTATAGATGCCCTGCAGAAGTATGGAGCTGGTCTTAGTTCAGTTCGCTTCATCTGTGGCACACAG AGCCTACACAAGACCTTGGAGGAGAAACTTGCCCAGTTCCATGAAAGAGAAGACTGTATTCTGTACGCTAGCTGCTTTGATGCCAATGCTGGTCTGTTTGAG GTCCTGTTGGGTCCTGACGATGCCGTGTTGTCTGATGAACTAAACCACGCCTCCATTATCGACGGCATACGATTGTGTCGCGCCAAAAGGTTCCGCTACAAGCACATGGACCTGAATGACCTGGAAGAAAAGCTGAAAGAGTCTCGG TCGTCTCGTCTGAGATTGGTGGTCACTGATGGGGTGTTCTCCATGGATGGTGATGTGGCTCCTCTTCAGGGTATCTGTGACTTAGCTGAGCAGTACGGAGCATTGGTCTTCATTGATGAGTGTCATGCCACTGGCTTCATGGGCCCCCGTGGCCG GTTCAGAAACAACATGACCCAGGCAGGGTTCACCATCTCTGGCACAGCTCATCCAATCTGTCCTGTAATGCTGGGAGATGCTCGTCTGGCTTCTTTTATGGCTGATGACATGCTAAAACTGG GAGTTTATGTAATTGGATTCTCTTACCCAGTTGTTCCCAAAGGAAAAGCCCGCATTCGAGTCCAGATCTCTGCAGCTCACACTGATGATGACATTGATCGTACCGTAGATGCCTTCATACAGACTGGCAGAAAGCATGGTGTAATTTCCTAA